Within the Cervus elaphus chromosome 13, mCerEla1.1, whole genome shotgun sequence genome, the region TCAAGGCGCTGGGGAGGGTGCTGCCTCTCTGGATGGTGGGGGTGcccagagcctggtgagctgagTTCCGAGCTGTTGACCATGGGGGCATTTTAAGCCTCTCTGAGCTAGTTATGTGAGATGAGGAAAATAACACCCCTCCTGGAAGGCAGTagggaagtgatgggatgggCACTCAGGAAGGGCCCAGGAAATGGAAACTTCTGTGGTGGTGACGTCACCCCACTTAGGGAGCAGGCAGGGTGCGGTGGAGCTGGGAAGCTCGAGTTTCCCGTCTGagctgctgtgtgacctcagacaggCCTGTGCTTCGTGGGGCCCCTTGTCCCTCTCACCTGGGAACAGGCTTGAGGGGGCATTGTGGTTTCTGTAGACCTGAGCCCCAAGGTCATAATAGGGGTCTGGCCCTGCCTGCCTCGTGGTCCCAGCAGGAGCAGCCCTGTTTCTGCTCATCGCGTTCCTCTGGGACCCCAAGCCACACGAGTCAAGAGCAGGACGGAGGATGGAGCTGGGGCCAGATTGCTGCCTCTGCCCGGCCTCTTAGTGCCCATGACTGTTCTGGACCTTGGTTCTCGCTCTGTGCCATGGGCCAGCAGCCCGAGCTCTGTCCCCTCCCCCCGGCGAGCCTGTggtccccctccctgcccagagGATGGGCTGACAAGGAAGGATTTGCCAAAACGAAGTCCCCTTCTGTCTGGAGATTCTGGGAGGGCCTGCGGGTGCTGCGGAACTGGCGTCCAGGGGGAGTGTTGAGTTGTTGGTCCCATCTGGGCCAGGAGACGGCCAGGGCCCTGGCAGTCATACGAGTGAAAACAGATCAACCTGGCTGTGTGCTTGGGCTGGGGAGCCGGAGCCAGTCCCCCCGCGACCACTGACCCTCTCATTCCCTCCACTTGTCAACCCACAGGCCTGAGTCGGGGTGATGCTGAAGATGCTGACCTTCTTCCAAGGACTCCCAGGCCAGCAGCCTGTGTCCGGGGCCCCTGACTTCCCCAGAAGCCCCCAGAAGTTGCCCTCTACCTCAGAGGCAGAGTCCGAGGCCTCCATGTCGGAGGCCTCCTCCGAGGACCTGGTGCCACCCCTGGAGGCCGAGGTGGCCCCAGACAGGGACGAAGAAGAGGCcggcaagaagaagaagaagtcgAAAGGCCTGGCCACCATGTTCAGCGTCTTCACTaaagggaggaagaagaagggTCAGCCCAGCTCAGCAGAGACTGAGGGCGAGTCTGAGTGCAGTCCGCCGCCGCCTGGCCAGCTGCCCACAGGTATGCGGGCGCCCCCTCCCTCGGCGGGCAGGGTCTGGGCAGGACCGGGGCCCATTGGAGTGCATGCCCCGCTCAGTCGGGACAGAGGGGGCAGGGCGCGTGGGCGTCGAGGGGCCTCCCCTCCGTGCTTTCACCTGCTGCCCCCCGATCTCAGGATCTGAGCCTGGTGTCCCCCGCCCGGGCTGGGACACCCCGCATCTTTTGGGGGGTCTCGGCCCACGGAGGGGACCGGGGCGGGGGCCAGGTGAGTCTCAGAGCTAACGCCGCGTTCTGGCCGCAGTGGAGGAGCTCAAGGTCGACCTGGAGCGCGGGCGGCTGGAGGCGGCGGGGCCGCTGCTGGCGCTGGAGCTGGAGCTGCAGGAGGCCGCGGCGGCGGGCCGCGCGAGCGGGGAGGAGCTGGTGCGGCGCCAGAGCAAGGTGGAGGCGCTGTACGCGCTCCTGCGCGATCAGGTGCTCGGGCTGCTGCGCCGGCCGCTGGAGGCGGCGCCCGAGCGGCTGCGCCAGGCGCTGGCCGTTCTGGCCGAGCAGGAGCGCCAGGACcgcgaggcggcggcggcggggccccCGGGGTGCCCGGGGCTGGCGGCCACGCGGCCCCGGGGCTGGCTGCAGCTGTGGCGGGACGGCGTGGCGCAGGCGGCCGCGGAGCGCCTGGGCGGGCGGCCGGCCGCGGACGCCGAGGGCCGCACGGAGGCCGAGCGCGCCTTCCTGCACATGGGCCGCACCATGAAGGAAGACCTGGAGGCCGTGGTGGAGCGCCTCAAGCCGCTCTTCCCCGCCGACTTCCACGTGGTGGCCGCCTACGCCGAGAGCTACCATGCGCACTTCGCGGCCCAGCTGGCGGCCCTGACGCAGTTCGAGCTGTGCCCGCGCGACACCTACATGCTGCTGGTCTGGGTGCAAAACCTCTACCCCAAGTGAGCACGGGCGCGGAGTGCCGGGAGGGTCCCCCcgggagggcagggcctgggtgTCATCAAGTGCAGGGAGTCCGCTGGGAGAACGGCCCAGGCAGGCCTGGAATCAAAAGGGCAGGGCGTCCACTGGGCCTGCTTTGCCCTGGGAATCCGCATCCcacagctggggaaactgaggcacagagaacgGGGGCAAGGGCCTCATCTTTGATTCCTGAGTTTCCAGTCTGGGTTAGGGTGTGAAGCCGTCCATGATCCAGAGTCAGGAAGGGCTGTGGCTAGGAGCAGGGGCCCTGACCCGGCCTGGGTCAGCCCAGGAAGCCAGCTCAGAGGAGGAGGTGCAGGATTCTACCTGCCGCAGGAGGCGGTGTCCCTGCTCTGGGGCCGCTGACAGCCTAACAGAAGTAAGGGAGTCGGGCAGAGGGGGAGTTGGGGGTGGTATTCCCAACAAAGGGAGCCGCCCTGCAGTGCCCAAGGCTGGGCCGGGAGGCCTTCTGGGGGTCGTGTGGAGCGCTCAGTGTTCAGTGCCCAGCAGCCTGAGGGAGCACTCCCAGGCAGGACGGGGGCACTGGGCCTGTTGGGGACACATCCCGGTTGTGCAGGGTCTTCCCCAGTGAGCCCATGGCAGAGCTGAGTTCTGGCCACCAAGGCCTGGAGCTCTCAGTCTGGGAGGCGCCTGGTGCTGCCGTGGAGAATCCCTGGTACCAGCTGGATTCAGATCCGGGCATCCCCTGATACACACAGACCTCATGCATCCCTGAGCATGTTGCTGCCAGtgtcttggctttctctgcccagaGAAGCTGGCTAAGAAAATCTGGAGACAGAGGCAAGAACATAGCAGGCtcctgcctccagaactgtgtcCCCGCTTCCATGAGGAACCTAGGGGATTATATAGCTGGGGGCTCGCAGTCGggttggaaatgaacagaggcaTTAGGATCTTGGGTGCTTCTCCTCGCAGTCATCAGGCTGGCGTTGGGTAGCCCGGTAATTTGGGTCTGGCAGTCTGGTGGCCCGGTTGTTGGGTCCGTTGTCTTTTGTGGACTGTGCTGAGGCTTTCTTTCTGTAATGCAAAAGGACAGGAAAACTCTAAGGGGTGGTTTGCAGAGAGGGTGCTGTGAAGTTGAGCCCCAGATACAGAATGTTTTGAGGGGGCTGTAAGTGCAGCATGTAGTTCTCAAATCAGGTTTCATCTTTTGATAAAGAAACTTAGTTACAGACTACAGATCAGGAACAGGTAAAGAActcaaggaaaaaaacaacagcaacaccttttttcttcttttttcccttattttactTCAACAAGCATGTCAGTCATTCGTACAAGCTGGGTGGGGAGAGGCTTAAACTGCAGTGTGGATCTGCTCAGGGGTTCTGGTAGGGGCTGGCCCTGGCCTGTAGCACAAAGCCTGCAGGAAGGCTGGAGGTGTAGACCATGTAAGCGATGTCTGAGGCTCTCAGGGACGTCAGGGGTCTCCGTTGGTGCTGGTGGGTCAGCCTCCAGCAGGGGCCCGAGGAAGGACCAGGCGGGGGTGGTGGGTGAGGAGTCAGGGAGGGCAGGGAAGCTGGCACAGGGCAGGGGATGCCAGAGAGTCCCGCCAGCCGGGCCGGTTCCTTCTTGTTGGTCCTGACTCACCAGGAAGTGCCAGGCCTGTCCCCTCTGCCCCTCCACCTTCCTGTCTGTGACCTCGGGGGCTTTAACCTGGGGCGCCCCGGTGTCAGTGCAGTGGGAGGCTGAGCCCTGAAACGGGGAGACCAGGGTGGCTCCGTGGAGGCCCATGTGGCCAGAAGTCTGGGGAGCAGAGGGACACAGCGCatccaggctggggtgggggggcggtggcgGGTGGCGGGCGGCAGAAAGGGCTATTCTTGAGCCCTGAGGAAGTGCCAGGGCTGGGCAGTCCCCAGGGGACTCTGGGACCCAACAGAAGTGCCGCAAGGATGGGTGGATATGCCTGTGTTCAGGGTGAGGTCAGGGAGGGGCAGATAGCCCTTCCTGCTGGGACTGGCCCTCCTCTGGGGGCAGCAGAGCCAGTCTTGGGGGGAAGGTGGGGCAGGGCTGGTGGAATCCAGGGTGGGAGCGCGGTGGGGGATggtgggaaggagacagagggtgagaaggggaggaggagcccTTGGAGCAGGGAGATCAGACCGGAAATGTGGTTCTGCCTGCAGCCGCCGGGGAGGAGAGGGACTGTTGGAGGCAAGACAGGGAGCCGGGGAAGAGTCCTGCGGTGTGCCAGGCGGGAGACGGGGCTGGGCCGTGGGGTGCCTCTGCGGGGCGGCTCGAGGCTGATGGGAGCATAACCTGGAGTAAGAGTGGACATGGCTGAGAGAGTGAACAGAGGCAGGGTGATCCCGCGGTTCGGGGCCTGGATCGAACTGAGATGGAGAGGCGGGGTGGGAGGCGCTGGAGGGAAGGCGACCGAGCTGTGTGCAGGGCTCTGGCCGGGGCGGGGGGACGGCACTGGTTTTCCTCACGCCAGCCCCTCTGCCTGCAGCGACATCCTCAACAGCCCCAAGCTGGCGCCCGAGCTGCAGGGAGTCAGACTTGGGACCCTCCTGCCCCCGACGCAGATCCGGCTGCTGGAGGCCACGTTCCTCTCCAACGAGGTGGTGAGTCCAGGGCCAGTGCCGGAGGGGCCGAGGGGGGGCAGGAAGgaagcggggcggggggggcagtCGGGCAGACAGGATGCaggcagggagcctggcagggacGCCCACGTGGGCTTCGCACTACCCTGAGCGGGCCCCTCCACCCCCCAAGGCCAGCGTGAGAGAGCTGACGGCCCGAGCTCTGGAGCTGGAGTCAAACCGCTGGACCCAGGATGTGGCCCCGCAGAGGCTGGATGCCCGCTGCCACAGTGAGCTGGCCATCGACATCATCCAGGTACTGCCCGCTGCCCCGCCACACTGGCCGCCGCGTCCCTGTGGGCAGACACGCCCGCCGCTGAGCCCAGACCCCCTTGCTCCATGTCTTATCCACCCCTGCCCTAGCCCTAGACCAGGCGGGCTTTGCTCATTTtcatcccccacccctgcagaTTATCTCCCAGGGCCATGCCAAGGCCGAGAGCATCACCCTGGACCTGGGCACGCAGATAAAGCCCTTGCTGCTGGTAGAGCTGGCCACGTTCCTCAGGAGGTGAGTGAGGGGCCTGCACGCCCGGAGAGGGGCTGGCGGCTGAGGGGTCCCTGCCGCCCCCTCTCTCAGAGCCCCAGCCCCTCTCTTGGACCCCAGGGGGGATCTTAGCTAGACCAGCGCCCCCTCCTGGCCCCTAGGATGTCTGTTATTATGAGCAGGAGTCCTGTCCCCCTGCACCACCCACCTGGGCGCTGAGAGCCTCAAGTCATCTGACCAccttcccccgcccccgcccccctcccccactgctccCCAAAGCCCCCAGAAGAGCAGCCTCCAACTGCAAAGATGCCCCTCGAGGGACTGAGGCCTTGGCCTCCCCTTCAGGTGATGCCCCCGGTCTGCGCCCCCAGAGTTCTCTTGGCTGCCCGcctccccacctctgcctgcAGCTCTAGAGGGGCTTGGGGGAAGGTGTGGGTGCTGCAGAGCCAGGCAGGCGCCGTCTCCAGGAGCTCTGCAGGGGTCCTGGCCCTACTGGGCTGAGCGTGTGAGGCCAGGTATGGGATGCCTACTGCATCCGCCCTGTGCCGTGGGGAGCCCACGTGTGAAGCCGGGTGGCTGGTCAGGCAGAGGCCGTCGGAGGCTGCTATTGTCCCAGTGTTTATGCTGCTCCTACGGGTGCCCTTTCCCTTTCACCAGCTATCAGCGTGCCTTTGATGAATTTCTGGAGAGATGCAGACAGCTGCGAAATTACAGGGCCAATGTCATCGCTAACATCAACAACTGCCTCTCTTTCCGGTAAGGGCGCTGGGCAGTGGGGGGAATCACTGCAGCTGCCTGCCTGTGTTGTTGGCGGGGGGGCCTGGAAGCCAGTGGGGAGTGGATGGGGGGAAAGGGGGGTGcagaggggcggggggaggtgcctgggatgggggagggaggaggagcagcTTAAGCAGAGATGTTGAATTAAAATGAGCAGGGTGGAAAGGAAATGCCCAGGGCTTACAGCGGCAACAGCAAACATGTATTTAGTGCTAGTGGGTCAGGCGCTCACGCAAAGGATTTCATTTATCCTGTTAGCAACCCTGTTAAGTACAGTGACTGTGTCCGTTGAGCCCGTCAGCACCGTGAGCTATGGAGAGGCTGAGCCATTCGTCCTTGGTTAGAACCGGGTGTGGTGTTAGGCGTGTGTTAGGTGGGAAGGCTGGGTCCTGCCTAGGGAGCCTGGATGGAGTGCCTTGGTCTTGCTCCCGCCGGGACTGGGGAGCCAGGGAGGGTTCTAGAGCGATGGTTTAGGGAGATTCGCCTGGGGCTCTCTGGCTCTCTGGCTTCAGGGCTGCAGGCTGGGCGGGGCTGGCGTGACCTCCCTAACTCCTGTGCTTCCAGGACGTCCGTGGAGCAGAGGTGGCAGACACCACCAGACCTCCGGAGCTCCCTGCTGAGCCCCCTGAATGAGCTCAAGAGCCACGGCTTTGACACCCTGCTCCAGAGCCTGTTTGGGGGCCTGAAGGTAGTGCAGCCTCCTGCCCCGCGGCTCGCACTGAGTCTAGtgctggaggggctgggggagggcctggggaggggggcggcaGAAACGAAGAGCTGGCAGGAGGAAGGCGTGGCACGGGGCAGCTGCAGGGAGGCTGGTGGCCCCCGTGATGGGGCCATGGCCCGCCCTTGATGTCACCCCCGCTTCAGCATGGGGCTTGGCCTCAGAGGGCCGCTTAGGGCCCTGGGGTGCGGAAGAGAAGCCTCAGCGCCCATCCCCGCTTTGGACTCCACCTAGTCCTCAAGTTTGCCTGTACATTTCCCCTGATGCCCCCAGACCCTCCTGCCCGCACCCTGCCTCCCAGCCGGGACGCTCAGAGCCTCTGGCGGCTCCCGCCACATCTGCGGGGGCCAGGGCATCCCCAGAAACCCTTAGTGCCTGTACTGCAGGAGAAGACGGGGGTCCTAGGGGAGGAAGGGGGGGcactccctgcctgccccccaccgtGGGAGCCTGCCTTGTCCCCAGTGCCCTGCGGCTGCGGGTGGCCAGGCGGTGACCCTGGATGACTCAGCATGGTCATCATCATCACGGGCCCAGCCAAGCACACGGCTTTGTTTATgcaggaatttatttatttaaggagGGAGGCGGTGGAGAAGGCTTCAGGGAAGGCAGATGGCAGTCCCGGCTGGTCAGCCTCGGAGAAGGGGACGCAGACCCGGCCTCCACTTCCTGCTGGAGCGCCAGGGGAGTCCTTAATATAACCAGACCCCTGTCCGGCCCCATGTGcgtctgtgtgtgcgtgtctaCCGGGCTGGCCCTTCCTCTGCCGGGCGTGGCCACACAGCCTGCCTCTCTGCTTTCCCAGCCGCTCTTCAAGAGGTTCACGCAGACCCGCTGGGCCGCCCCCCAGCAGACCCTGGAGGAAATCATCTCCGCTGTGGCCGAGAGGATGCCCGAGTTCTCAGAACTGCAGGACTGCTTCCGGGAGGTGAGGGGGTGCTGGGCTGCCAGTGGGGGACGCGCGGacagatgtgtgtgtgcgcacacccGGATGCGCCTTTCTGTTCTGGCATCCTCCCCTCCTTGGACCCTGGCCTTCAGGGATGTGCTGGGTTCCCATGGCCCTGCCCACTCGCCCACCCAGGAGCTGCTGGAGGTGGTCCACCTGCACCTGGTGAAGGAGTACATCGCCCGCCTCTGCAAGCGGCGCCTGGTCCTCAAGACggcggagcagcagcagcagctggcggGGCATGTCCAGGCCAACGCCCAGCTCATCCAGCAGTTCTGCACCCAGAACGTAAGCCCCCGTGTCCCCCCTCAACCTCCCACAGCGGTGGGCTGCCCTCCTGCTCCAAGCTCTTCATGGGCTTGGACAGCCCCTCTGGGCCTCTCCAAACCTGATCAGGCCCGACCtgagcctctctgggcctccgggCGCGCTTCCGGGCAGGGCCAGCCTCTCTCAACGAAGCCTGTGCCTGCAGGGCTCCCCGGCCACCTGGCTGCACCACGCCCTCCCCACGCTCGCCGAGATCATTCGCCTGCAAGACCCCAGTGCCATCAAGATCGAGGTGGCCACCTACGCCACCTGGTACCCCGACTTCAGGTGAGAACCGGGGCCTCCGAGCACCCGGGGAAGGCAGTGGGGCCCTGTGGTTCCCCGCTGCAGTCAGAGCCTTGGGGGCAGGGTGAGTCCCTGCAGGGTGGGCAGAGCTCAGATACTGGCCACTGTGCCCAGATCCTTACAGCGGCTGTTCACTCAGTCCTTGCTGCTGCCTGGTGGGGCTGACACTCTTCATCCCCGTCGTCCAGATGAGACCTGGGGAGTATGAGGAATGTGGCCAGGCTAACGCGACTGGTCAGTGGTAGAGCCGAGAGAAAGCCAGGCAGTCCGGATCCACACCGCATGCTCTGAGCCTTTCCTTCAGAGGGGGATCTGAGACCAGAGACACCACGGACCTGCTGGAGGCCATGGCACGTCCGTAGTGAAGCTGGGGCCCCTGGTCAGCCTAGGGGTCCTCAGAGGCTTGACCTGTGCCCTGGTTCCTGGGGTCTCTGTTCTAGAGTGGAGGCTCAGCCCCTGACTGCCAGGGTGATGGTGAGCCAGGGCAGTGGTCTCTGTGGGTTGAGTCCTCTGGTGTGGTCGGCCTGTCCCAGCATAGCCTGGTCCAGCCGCTGGCTGGTCTACTCCACGTATTCAGCCACCCATCCACTTACACACTCACCCTTCCATCTACCCACTCATACAGGCACCTACTTACCCTTCTGGATGCGCATCTAGCTATCTATACATCTGATCACCCACT harbors:
- the TNFAIP2 gene encoding tumor necrosis factor alpha-induced protein 2 → MLKMLTFFQGLPGQQPVSGAPDFPRSPQKLPSTSEAESEASMSEASSEDLVPPLEAEVAPDRDEEEAGKKKKKSKGLATMFSVFTKGRKKKGQPSSAETEGESECSPPPPGQLPTVEELKVDLERGRLEAAGPLLALELELQEAAAAGRASGEELVRRQSKVEALYALLRDQVLGLLRRPLEAAPERLRQALAVLAEQERQDREAAAAGPPGCPGLAATRPRGWLQLWRDGVAQAAAERLGGRPAADAEGRTEAERAFLHMGRTMKEDLEAVVERLKPLFPADFHVVAAYAESYHAHFAAQLAALTQFELCPRDTYMLLVWVQNLYPNDILNSPKLAPELQGVRLGTLLPPTQIRLLEATFLSNEVASVRELTARALELESNRWTQDVAPQRLDARCHSELAIDIIQIISQGHAKAESITLDLGTQIKPLLLVELATFLRSYQRAFDEFLERCRQLRNYRANVIANINNCLSFRTSVEQRWQTPPDLRSSLLSPLNELKSHGFDTLLQSLFGGLKPLFKRFTQTRWAAPQQTLEEIISAVAERMPEFSELQDCFREELLEVVHLHLVKEYIARLCKRRLVLKTAEQQQQLAGHVQANAQLIQQFCTQNGSPATWLHHALPTLAEIIRLQDPSAIKIEVATYATWYPDFSKGHLSAILAIKGNLSSSDAKSIRSILDINTGAHEPSKALFSLIKVG